In one window of Henckelia pumila isolate YLH828 chromosome 1, ASM3356847v2, whole genome shotgun sequence DNA:
- the LOC140874354 gene encoding senescence-specific cysteine protease SAG12-like, with protein sequence MAERHEHWMKQYDVSNEEFRASRGGYKRSPHNTFSTNFRHENVTSIPASLDWRKKGAVTAVKKYWLVKNSWSAEWGEGGYVKFERDVRAKKGLCGIAMDASYPIID encoded by the exons ATGGCGGAGAGACACGAGCACTGGATGAAGCAATATG ATGTCTCAAACGAAGAGTTTCGTGCTTCTCGTGGCGGATACAAGAGATCTCCCCACAACACATTTTCCACCAACTTTAGACATGAAAATGTGACTTCAATTCCCGCTAGCCTCGACTGGAGGAAAAAAGGAGCTGTTACTGCTGTGAAAAAATATTGGCTTGTGAAGAACTCTTGGAGCGCAGAATGGGGCGAAGGGGGATATGTGAAGTTCGAGAGAGATGTTCGTGCTAAGAAAGGGCTTTGCGGGATAGCCATGGATGCCTCTTATCCAATTATTGATTGA